One Nicotiana tomentosiformis chromosome 4, ASM39032v3, whole genome shotgun sequence genomic window carries:
- the LOC104097664 gene encoding zinc-finger homeodomain protein 2-like, giving the protein MEFDEEHEEQEEEIGNIHQISSAAATVNYQTQGNNSVRGVEEGVSTTVRKSSVRYRECLKNHAVGIGGHAVDGCGDFMPAGEEGTMDALKCAACNCHRNFHRKEVEGEVFHHTPPPHLTHHHPQPHHSHHPQFSPYTSYRTPHHPSGYLHVTPPSHQRPLALPSTSREDEDMSNPSSSGGGGNGGVGGSSRKRFRTKFTADQKDKMLAFAERLGWRMQKQDEALVQQFCAETNVQRHVFKVWMHNNKHTLGKKP; this is encoded by the exons ATGGAATTTGATGAAGAGCATGAGGAGCAAGAAGAGGAAATTGGAAATATTCACCAAATATCATCAGCTGCGGCAACTGTGAATTACCAAACACAAGGAAATAATTCAGTTAGAGGAGTTGAAGAAGGTGTTTCCACTACTGTTAGAAAAAGTAGTGTTAGGTATAGAGAGTGCTTGAAAAATCATGCTGTGGGCATAGGTGGACATGCTGTAGATGGCTGCGGAGATTTTATGCCCGCCGGCGAAGAAG GTACTATGGATGCTCTGAAATGTGCTGCCTGCAATTGCCACCGGAATTTCCACCGGAAAGAGGTTGAAGGAGAGGTGTTCCACCATACCCCTCCACCCCACCTAACCCACCACCACCCCCAACCCCATCATTCCCACCACCCCCAATTTTCTCCCTACACTTCCTATCGAACCCCTCACCACCCATCTGGGTACCTACACGTCACCCCACCATCACACCAAAGACCCTTAGCACTACCATCAACTTCTAGAGAAGATGAAGATATGTCGAACCCAAGCAGTAGTGGGGGTGGGGGAAATGGTGGGGTGGGTGGTTCATCAAGAAAGAGGTTTAGGACAAAGTTCACAGCAGACCAAAAGGATAAAATGTTGGCATTTGCTGAAAGATTGGGGTGGCGTATGCAAAAGCAAGATGAGGCATTAGTGCAGCAGTTTTGTGCCGAGACAAATGTTCAGCGACATGTTTTCAAAGTTTGGATGCACAACAACAAGCACACTCTTGGTAAAAAACCCTAA